One genomic window of Lynx canadensis isolate LIC74 chromosome F2, mLynCan4.pri.v2, whole genome shotgun sequence includes the following:
- the PPP1R42 gene encoding protein phosphatase 1 regulatory subunit 42: MVRLTLDLIAKSNNLKPRKEETTSRYLKKITHLNFSDKNIDTIGDLSPCKSLSVLYLYDNRISEITNLNYATNLTHLYLQNNCISCIENLRSLKKLEKLYLGSNYIAVIEGLEGLEGLRELHVENQRLPLGEKLLFDPRTLHSLGKSLSILNISNNNIDDIRDLEILENLNQLIAADNQLLHVKVV, encoded by the exons ATGGTTCGACTAACCTTGGATCTAATTGCCAAAAGTAACAATCTTAAACCCCGAAAAGAAGAAACCACTTCACGATACCTGAAGAAAATAACTCATCTAAATTTTTCAGACAAAAATATAGATACAATT ggAGACCTCTCTCCTTGCAAAAGTCTTAGTGTTTTATACTTGTATGATAACCGTATTAGTGAAATCACTAACTTGAATTATGCTACAAATCTGACCCACCTGTACCTACAAAACAATTGTATTTCATGTATAGAGAACCTCAGGTCattaaagaaactggaaaaact GTATCTGGGAAGCAATTATATTGCTGTCATAGAAGGTTTAGAAGGATTAGAAGGACTAAGAGAGCTTCATGTTGAGAATCAGAGGCTTCCCCTTGGAGAAAAGCTTCTGTTTGATCCAAGAACTCTTCATTCTCTGGGA aaatCCCTCTCTATATTGAATATCAGCAATAATAATATTGATGACATAAGAGACTTAGAAATACTGGAGAATCTTAATCAGCTCATAGCAGCTGACAACCAACTTCTGCATGTGAAGGTAGTGTaa